A genomic segment from Desulfuromonas thiophila encodes:
- a CDS encoding methyl-accepting chemotaxis protein: MKNLSLQVKVIAVGVLLPTLLLAGLFTAYVRQTRQDTVATFVEKARAITVTVESTRQGMEDLYQKGVFTTAMLRQFADQGQTDQLISAVPVVAAWRAAMREAQNGGYEFKVPKFKPRNPANEPDALEARVLNLFRDQKLGEYYEIDESRNAVRYFRPVVLSQNCMVCHGDPATSQALWGNDRGLDPTGGRMENWRVGEIHGAFEVIQSLDEADARLAAILWKSSGAVLGSLLVYALLIAVFFIRHVSRPLGETVAMVEALGQGNLNQRLAVNSGDEIGRLGRAMNGFADNLRDEILTAFQRLAEGNFTFEAQGLIRQPLSQANLALNDSMGQVRIAGDQISAGADQISDTSQALSQAATEQASSLEEINSSMTEMASRTKQNADNAVQANQLAGDACQAAAKGNRQMQEMVSAMAEINTSAQNISRIIKVIDEIAFQTNLLALNAAVEAARAGQHGKGFAVVAEEVRNLAARSAKAASETAELIEGAVQKASNGTQIAESTAEALTGIVQGITKVSDLVGEIAAASDEQTQGISQISIGLSQIDEVTQQNTANAVECAATAEQLAAQAQQLQEMLARFTLYQQAAVRPPARPVAPARQPAASAPARRQSALKAPSDSWGGGQAGRPQKPAEMIALDDDEFGRF; this comes from the coding sequence ATGAAGAATCTGTCGTTGCAAGTCAAGGTCATCGCCGTCGGGGTGCTGCTGCCGACCCTGCTGCTGGCCGGTCTGTTTACCGCCTATGTTCGCCAGACGCGGCAGGATACGGTTGCTACCTTTGTCGAAAAGGCCCGTGCCATTACCGTGACGGTCGAGTCGACTCGCCAGGGCATGGAAGATCTGTACCAGAAGGGGGTATTCACCACCGCCATGCTGCGGCAGTTCGCCGATCAGGGTCAGACGGATCAGCTGATTTCCGCCGTGCCGGTGGTAGCCGCCTGGCGGGCCGCCATGCGGGAAGCCCAGAACGGTGGCTATGAATTCAAGGTGCCCAAGTTCAAGCCGCGTAATCCGGCCAACGAGCCCGATGCCCTGGAGGCGCGGGTACTCAACCTGTTTCGCGACCAGAAGCTGGGTGAGTATTACGAAATCGATGAAAGCCGCAACGCCGTGCGCTACTTCCGTCCGGTGGTGCTGTCGCAGAACTGCATGGTCTGTCACGGCGATCCGGCTACCTCTCAAGCCCTGTGGGGCAACGACAGGGGGCTCGATCCCACCGGTGGCCGGATGGAAAACTGGCGCGTGGGCGAGATTCACGGCGCCTTTGAGGTTATCCAGTCGCTTGACGAGGCCGACGCCCGCCTGGCTGCCATTTTGTGGAAGAGCAGTGGTGCGGTGCTCGGCAGTCTGCTGGTTTATGCCCTGCTGATTGCCGTCTTCTTCATCCGCCACGTCAGCCGGCCGCTGGGTGAAACGGTCGCCATGGTCGAAGCCCTGGGGCAGGGCAATCTGAACCAGCGTCTGGCGGTGAACAGCGGCGACGAGATCGGCCGCCTCGGGCGGGCCATGAACGGCTTTGCCGACAACCTGCGCGACGAGATCCTCACCGCCTTCCAGCGGCTGGCCGAAGGCAACTTCACCTTCGAAGCCCAGGGCCTGATCCGTCAGCCGCTGAGCCAGGCCAATCTGGCCCTCAATGACAGCATGGGGCAGGTCCGTATCGCCGGCGATCAGATCAGCGCCGGCGCCGACCAGATCAGCGATACCAGCCAAGCCCTGTCGCAGGCCGCCACCGAACAGGCCAGCTCGCTCGAAGAAATCAACAGTTCCATGACCGAAATGGCCTCACGCACCAAACAGAACGCCGACAACGCCGTCCAGGCCAACCAACTCGCCGGCGACGCCTGCCAGGCGGCGGCCAAAGGCAACCGCCAGATGCAGGAAATGGTCAGCGCCATGGCCGAGATCAACACCTCGGCCCAGAATATTTCGCGCATCATCAAAGTCATCGACGAAATCGCCTTCCAGACCAACCTGCTGGCCCTTAATGCCGCCGTCGAAGCCGCCCGCGCCGGCCAGCACGGCAAAGGCTTCGCCGTTGTCGCCGAAGAAGTACGCAACCTCGCCGCCCGCAGCGCCAAAGCCGCCAGCGAAACCGCCGAACTCATCGAAGGCGCGGTACAAAAAGCCAGCAATGGTACCCAGATCGCTGAAAGTACCGCCGAGGCCCTCACCGGCATCGTCCAGGGCATCACCAAGGTTTCCGACCTGGTGGGCGAGATCGCCGCCGCCAGCGACGAACAGACCCAGGGCATCAGCCAGATCAGCATTGGCTTGAGCCAGATCGACGAAGTCACCCAGCAGAACACCGCCAACGCCGTCGAATGCGCCGCTACTGCCGAGCAGCTGGCGGCCCAGGCCCAGCAGCTGCAGGAGATGCTGGCCCGCTTCACCCTCTACCAGCAGGCCGCAGTGCGGCCGCCGGCCCGTCCTGTTGCCCCGGCACGCCAGCCTGCCGCGTCAGCGCCGGCCAGGCGGCAGTCGGCCCTGAAAGCCCCGTCCGACAGCTGGGGCGGTGGCCAGGCCGGTCGGCCGCAGAAACCGGCTGAAATGATTGCGCTGGACGACGATGAGTTCGGGCGCTTCTGA
- a CDS encoding ABC transporter permease, which yields MISLAGRDILHSWGKFVFTGMGLGLLIGVTLVMAGVYRGMVDDARVLLDNSGADLWVVQRDTLGPYAEPSSLYDDLWRGIRALPGVSEAVNVTYLTMQVRQDQRDLRVLVCGIAPGGPGTPGWPPQLIAGRHLSRNHYEAVADQASGLQLGQQVQIRRTRYRVVGLTRRMVSSSGDPMLFISLRDAQQAQFLKDNDALWQQRRRIAASPLYNPPGRPDLLPAVIAGQSVNPYVNAVLVRLTAGADAEQTAQQIRRWKRLTVYSRSQMEGILVGKLIATSARQIGMFLVILALVSAAIVAFIIYTLTLGKIREIAVLKLIGTRNRTIAAMIVQQSVALGLIGFSVGNITASYSAPYFPKHVLLMPQDALTGLAAVVLICLLASLVAIHAALRVDPAQAIGG from the coding sequence ATGATCAGCCTGGCCGGCCGCGACATCCTGCACAGCTGGGGCAAATTCGTCTTTACCGGCATGGGGCTGGGTCTGCTGATCGGTGTGACCCTGGTGATGGCCGGGGTCTACCGTGGCATGGTGGACGACGCCCGCGTACTGCTCGACAACAGCGGCGCCGATCTGTGGGTGGTACAACGCGACACCCTCGGTCCCTACGCCGAACCATCGAGCCTGTACGATGATCTGTGGCGCGGTATCCGCGCCCTGCCCGGCGTCAGCGAGGCCGTAAACGTCACCTATCTGACCATGCAGGTACGCCAGGACCAGCGTGACCTGCGCGTGCTGGTCTGCGGCATCGCGCCGGGTGGCCCCGGCACGCCGGGCTGGCCACCCCAACTCATCGCCGGCCGCCATCTCAGCCGCAACCATTACGAAGCGGTGGCCGATCAGGCCAGCGGTCTGCAACTGGGCCAGCAGGTGCAGATCCGCCGCACCCGTTACCGCGTTGTCGGCCTGACGCGCCGCATGGTGTCGTCCAGCGGCGATCCGATGCTGTTCATTTCCCTGCGTGACGCCCAGCAGGCACAGTTTCTCAAAGACAACGACGCCCTCTGGCAACAGCGCCGCCGCATTGCCGCCAGCCCGCTGTACAATCCGCCGGGCCGGCCCGATCTGCTGCCGGCGGTCATTGCCGGGCAGAGCGTCAACCCCTACGTCAACGCCGTACTGGTGCGACTGACCGCCGGCGCCGATGCCGAACAGACCGCCCAACAGATCCGCCGCTGGAAACGCCTCACCGTCTACAGCCGCAGCCAGATGGAAGGCATTCTGGTCGGCAAGCTCATCGCCACCAGCGCGCGCCAGATTGGCATGTTTCTGGTCATTCTGGCCCTGGTCAGCGCCGCCATCGTCGCCTTCATCATCTACACCCTCACCCTCGGCAAGATTCGCGAGATCGCCGTGCTCAAGCTGATCGGCACCCGCAACCGCACCATTGCCGCCATGATCGTGCAGCAGTCCGTTGCCCTGGGCCTGATCGGTTTCAGCGTCGGCAACATCACCGCCAGTTACAGCGCACCCTATTTTCCCAAACATGTCCTGCTAATGCCGCAGGATGCCCTGACCGGCCTGGCCGCCGTGGTACTGATCTGCCTGCTGGCGTCACTGGTAGCTATCCATGCCGCCCTGCGGGTCGATCCGGCCCAGGCCATCGGAGGCTGA
- a CDS encoding HDOD domain-containing protein, whose translation MNRKTGNLNQISLAELLRGCALQQRTGTLTLCREGLCKRLYFNHGHLIYLTSNKGGERVGEYLVQRGDLTTAWAGFLLQDSKRNGLTFTDSLLKKNIFDRQQLQLALSQLATAALADALSWTQGTFEFADQLPREALEGPIRISEEDALKQILAGANPATSDDELLRQLAQRIVSSGLNLPLLPVSVKRLDQLWQQPQPAAELFELVRNDAILTASLLRVVNSGIGPEHGQAATLAQARTLYSSDYLLGILHAKAATASRPRQPETVLQLLQHGLRCACLSQQIAAQLGGDDQLAYTCGLLHNLGKVLLLELLDSADRSSGETARLVQKFHQNAGALLARRWNLAPQLHSVIRHYQHPAEAREFQPLVETVFLSHSLLTNPDSWEQSQRQCHYLDLKRLQWPALRDNLPLIDELVAAAFGPPAPPASLTSS comes from the coding sequence ATGAACCGCAAGACCGGAAACCTCAATCAGATTTCGCTGGCGGAGCTATTGCGCGGCTGTGCCCTGCAACAGCGTACCGGCACCCTGACCCTGTGTCGGGAGGGTCTGTGCAAGCGGCTGTATTTCAATCACGGCCACCTGATCTACCTCACCTCCAACAAGGGGGGCGAACGGGTCGGAGAATATCTGGTCCAGCGTGGCGATCTGACCACGGCCTGGGCCGGCTTCCTGCTGCAGGACAGCAAACGCAACGGCCTTACCTTCACCGACAGCCTGCTGAAAAAGAACATCTTCGACCGGCAGCAGCTGCAGCTGGCCCTGTCACAGCTGGCCACCGCGGCCCTGGCCGACGCCCTGAGCTGGACCCAGGGCACCTTTGAGTTTGCCGATCAGCTGCCGCGCGAAGCCCTCGAAGGCCCCATCCGCATCAGCGAGGAGGACGCTCTCAAACAGATTCTCGCTGGCGCCAACCCGGCAACCAGCGACGACGAGCTGCTGCGTCAGCTGGCTCAGCGTATTGTTTCCAGCGGCCTGAACCTGCCATTGCTGCCTGTCAGCGTCAAACGTCTTGATCAATTGTGGCAGCAACCGCAGCCCGCCGCGGAGCTGTTCGAGCTGGTGCGCAACGATGCGATCCTGACCGCTTCGCTGCTGCGGGTGGTCAATTCCGGCATTGGCCCCGAGCACGGCCAGGCCGCCACCCTGGCACAGGCCCGCACACTCTACAGCAGCGATTACCTGCTGGGCATTCTGCATGCCAAGGCCGCCACCGCCAGCCGGCCGCGCCAGCCCGAAACGGTGCTGCAGCTGCTGCAGCACGGTCTGCGCTGTGCCTGCCTGAGCCAGCAGATCGCCGCCCAGCTCGGCGGCGATGATCAGCTGGCCTACACCTGCGGCCTGCTGCACAATCTGGGCAAGGTGCTGTTGCTGGAACTGCTCGACAGCGCCGACCGCAGCAGCGGCGAAACCGCGCGCCTGGTGCAGAAGTTTCATCAGAACGCCGGTGCCCTGCTGGCGCGCCGCTGGAATCTGGCGCCACAGTTGCACAGCGTTATCCGCCACTATCAGCATCCGGCCGAAGCCCGCGAATTCCAGCCGCTGGTGGAAACGGTCTTCCTCAGCCACTCGTTGCTGACCAACCCCGACAGCTGGGAGCAAAGCCAGCGCCAGTGCCACTATCTCGATCTCAAACGACTGCAGTGGCCGGCACTGCGCGACAATCTGCCGCTGATTGATGAGCTGGTGGCGGCGGCCTTCGGCCCGCCGGCACCACCCGCCAGTCTCACCAGTTCCTGA
- a CDS encoding HD domain-containing protein, whose protein sequence is MAKRALANFFFEVGMLKRTPRSGFQFLGSGAESVAEHSFRTATIGYALARLAGDVDAGRVVLLCLFHDLPEARLGDLNYVNKKYVQADEQRAVDDLAATLPFGDDYRALLGEFSAGQTAEACLAQDADQLEMILALKEYKDLGNRYADAWYPFAVRRLQTELARELAEAIWETDSSLWWFDDGSDWWVHGRRQPPESLPPASTDQG, encoded by the coding sequence ATGGCAAAGCGCGCATTGGCGAACTTCTTTTTCGAGGTCGGCATGCTGAAACGCACGCCGCGCAGCGGTTTCCAGTTTTTGGGCTCCGGTGCCGAATCGGTGGCCGAACACAGCTTCCGTACCGCCACCATTGGTTACGCCCTGGCCCGCCTGGCGGGCGATGTGGATGCGGGTCGGGTGGTGCTGCTGTGCCTGTTTCACGATCTGCCGGAAGCCCGGCTGGGCGATCTGAACTACGTCAATAAAAAATATGTCCAGGCCGATGAACAACGGGCGGTGGACGATCTGGCCGCCACACTGCCTTTTGGCGATGACTACCGGGCCTTACTGGGGGAATTTAGCGCCGGGCAGACGGCGGAAGCCTGTCTGGCGCAGGATGCCGATCAGCTGGAGATGATTCTGGCCCTGAAGGAATATAAGGATCTCGGCAACCGTTATGCCGATGCCTGGTATCCCTTTGCCGTGCGACGACTGCAGACGGAACTGGCGCGGGAGCTGGCCGAAGCCATCTGGGAAACCGATTCGAGCCTGTGGTGGTTTGACGATGGCAGCGATTGGTGGGTGCATGGCCGGCGCCAGCCACCGGAGTCGCTGCCACCCGCTTCGACCGATCAGGGTTGA
- a CDS encoding MFS transporter produces the protein MPSASVQLQQQRATLLVVCIAQFLMPFMMSAVGIALPTIGLEFGASARQLGLVETAYVAAAAMCLLGMGRLGDICGRRRIFRLGLVLFSLTGGLIALAPTIVTVIGLRFAQGVGGSMVMATTMAMVITAFPEGQRGRALGIAVAAVYAGISCGPFFGGLLVSALGWRALFWLVPLLGGLAFVVASRHLAVEAAAAAGEPLDVRGWLVYALAIGLLVVAATRLPQPWAWPLLLAGALLLGLFVVLQARTPYPLLQVALLRHNAAFALGNLAALLNYAGTFGLTFFLSLYLQLLRGYSPREAGSLLLLQPLVQALLSPLCGRWSDHWPAQRLATAGMLLCALGLWQASRIDLHTSLAGLVVLLLVLGAGFALFSSPNTRGVLSSVPARHLGMASGLAAAMRTLGMTGSMALILLLLNHHLGATVIGVAQAPAFLAAMTASLRLFAGLCLLAVLVSGSRWWRG, from the coding sequence ATGCCCTCTGCTTCCGTTCAGCTGCAGCAGCAGCGTGCCACGCTGCTGGTGGTCTGCATTGCCCAGTTTCTGATGCCGTTCATGATGTCGGCGGTGGGCATTGCTCTGCCGACCATCGGTCTTGAGTTCGGGGCCAGCGCCCGCCAGCTGGGACTGGTGGAAACGGCCTATGTGGCGGCGGCGGCCATGTGTCTGCTGGGCATGGGACGGCTGGGTGATATCTGCGGCCGGCGGCGCATCTTCCGCCTGGGGCTGGTGCTGTTCAGCCTGACCGGTGGTCTGATTGCCCTGGCGCCGACCATTGTCACGGTGATCGGATTGCGCTTTGCCCAGGGGGTTGGCGGTTCGATGGTGATGGCTACTACCATGGCCATGGTCATCACGGCCTTTCCCGAAGGGCAGCGCGGCCGGGCGCTGGGGATTGCCGTGGCGGCCGTCTATGCCGGCATTTCCTGTGGGCCCTTTTTCGGCGGCTTGCTGGTATCGGCGCTGGGCTGGCGTGCCCTGTTCTGGCTGGTGCCGCTGCTGGGCGGACTGGCTTTTGTGGTTGCCAGTCGTCATTTGGCAGTCGAGGCGGCGGCTGCCGCCGGGGAGCCGCTGGATGTGCGTGGCTGGCTGGTTTATGCCCTGGCCATTGGTTTGCTGGTGGTGGCCGCGACCCGTTTGCCGCAGCCCTGGGCCTGGCCGCTGTTGTTGGCGGGCGCGTTGCTGCTGGGGCTGTTTGTGGTGCTGCAGGCCCGCACGCCTTATCCGCTGCTGCAGGTGGCGCTGTTGCGCCATAACGCCGCCTTTGCCCTGGGGAATCTGGCCGCGCTGCTCAACTATGCCGGCACCTTCGGGCTGACCTTTTTTCTGAGCCTGTATCTGCAACTGTTGCGCGGCTACAGCCCGCGCGAAGCTGGCAGCTTGCTGTTGCTGCAACCGCTGGTGCAGGCGCTGCTTTCGCCCCTGTGCGGTCGCTGGTCGGACCACTGGCCGGCCCAGCGCCTGGCCACGGCCGGCATGCTGTTGTGCGCGCTGGGATTGTGGCAGGCTTCGCGCATTGATCTGCACACGTCGCTGGCCGGCCTGGTGGTGCTGTTGCTGGTGCTGGGGGCCGGTTTTGCCCTGTTTTCATCGCCCAATACCCGGGGGGTGCTCAGCAGTGTACCAGCCAGACATCTTGGCATGGCCTCGGGGCTGGCGGCGGCCATGCGTACTCTGGGGATGACCGGCAGTATGGCGCTGATTCTGCTGTTGCTCAATCACCATCTGGGCGCCACCGTCATCGGTGTCGCCCAGGCGCCGGCCTTTCTGGCCGCCATGACGGCGAGTCTGCGGCTGTTTGCCGGGCTCTGTCTGCTGGCGGTGCTGGTGTCCGGTTCGCGGTGGTGGCGCGGCTGA
- a CDS encoding ABC transporter ATP-binding protein, which produces MAGGIRIKALSKRYGQGETAVQALRQVDLQVAAGEVVGLIGPSGSGKSTLLKCLGAVIEPSSGRMVLGDDCIYDNGWRVRDLRALRRDRIGFVFQAPYLIPFLDVCDNVALPAMLAGTANAVARRRAGELLEALDVQHRARALPAQLSGGEQQRVAIARGLINQPPVILADEPTAPLDSERALAVIAILNNMAQQFETAVIVVTHDEKIIPTFRRLYQIRDGQTRETAGEGRPLG; this is translated from the coding sequence ATGGCGGGCGGCATCCGCATCAAGGCGCTCAGCAAGCGTTATGGCCAGGGCGAAACGGCCGTGCAGGCCCTGCGCCAGGTTGATCTGCAGGTGGCGGCAGGCGAGGTGGTCGGCCTCATCGGCCCCTCCGGCAGCGGCAAGAGCACCCTGCTCAAGTGCCTGGGCGCGGTCATCGAACCAAGCAGTGGCCGCATGGTGCTGGGTGACGACTGCATCTACGACAACGGCTGGCGGGTGCGCGATCTGCGCGCCCTGCGGCGCGACCGCATCGGTTTTGTCTTTCAGGCGCCCTACCTGATTCCCTTCCTCGACGTCTGCGACAATGTTGCCCTGCCGGCCATGCTGGCCGGCACCGCCAACGCCGTTGCCCGCCGGCGGGCCGGGGAACTGCTGGAGGCCCTCGACGTGCAGCACCGCGCCCGTGCCCTGCCGGCCCAGCTGTCCGGCGGCGAACAGCAGCGCGTCGCCATCGCGCGGGGTCTGATCAACCAGCCGCCGGTGATTCTGGCCGACGAGCCCACCGCACCGCTCGACAGTGAGCGGGCTCTGGCGGTCATCGCCATTCTCAACAACATGGCGCAGCAATTCGAAACCGCCGTCATTGTCGTCACCCACGACGAAAAGATCATTCCCACCTTCAGGCGTCTCTACCAGATCCGCGACGGCCAGACCCGTGAGACTGCCGGCGAGGGTCGCCCGCTGGGCTGA
- a CDS encoding nucleoside deaminase, translating to MNLAPFAQCCLSLPTWLLQAEREVPILAGATARMRWVLALARRNSQTTATETAGGPFAAAVFDADSGALICAGVNRVIPSCCSAAHAEMVALMRAQQRLGQHRLDLLPPRRFELVSSTEPCAMCLGALPWAGIHRLLCGARDEDARAIGFDEGDKPDRWQDKLQQRGIAVVTDLCRSEAIAVLQDYARQQGQLY from the coding sequence ATGAATCTTGCCCCCTTTGCGCAATGCTGTCTGTCCCTGCCGACCTGGCTGCTCCAAGCCGAGCGGGAGGTGCCGATCCTGGCCGGTGCCACCGCGCGCATGCGCTGGGTACTGGCGCTGGCCCGCCGCAACAGCCAGACGACCGCCACGGAAACCGCTGGCGGCCCCTTTGCCGCCGCCGTTTTCGATGCCGACAGCGGCGCGCTGATCTGTGCCGGTGTCAACCGTGTCATCCCCAGCTGCTGCTCGGCCGCGCACGCCGAAATGGTTGCGTTGATGCGCGCCCAGCAGCGTCTTGGCCAGCACCGGCTCGATCTGCTGCCGCCGCGCCGTTTCGAACTGGTCAGCTCCACCGAACCCTGCGCCATGTGCCTCGGCGCCCTCCCCTGGGCCGGCATCCATCGCCTGCTGTGCGGCGCCCGCGATGAGGATGCGCGCGCCATCGGCTTCGACGAGGGCGACAAGCCCGACCGCTGGCAGGACAAACTGCAGCAGCGCGGCATTGCCGTCGTCACCGATCTGTGCCGCAGCGAAGCCATCGCCGTGCTGCAGGATTACGCCCGCCAGCAGGGTCAGCTGTATTGA
- the serS gene encoding serine--tRNA ligase has protein sequence MLDLKYVRDHLDLVEQRLAQRGTAISLADFRQLDARRRELLGRSEALKAEKNQVSALIGRSKDKSALQDEIARMKAVSAEIKELDDSLRQVSDDLQQRLMLIPNLPHEDCPVGAGEEDNLVVRHWGEPPAFGFEPKPHWELGEQLDILDFERAGKLTGARFALYKGAGARLERALINFMLDLHTERHKYVEMLPPFMVNRASMTGTGQLPKFEDDLFHVEGPDYFLIPTAEVPVTNIHRDEILAAEQLPLCYTAYTPCFRKEAGAHGRDTRGLIRQHQFNKVELVKFVQPQDSDAELVRLLTDAEAVLQQLGLPYRVVDLCTGDIGFSAARTFDIEVWLPGQQAYREISSCSNFRDFQARRAGIRYRPQEGAKPEFVHTLNGSGLAVGRTLVAVLENYQQADGRVGIPEALRPYMGGMEVIG, from the coding sequence ATGCTTGATCTGAAATATGTTCGTGACCATCTCGATCTTGTAGAGCAGCGCCTGGCCCAGCGCGGTACCGCCATCAGCCTGGCCGACTTCCGTCAGCTGGATGCCCGGCGGCGCGAACTGCTCGGTCGCAGCGAAGCCCTGAAGGCGGAAAAGAATCAGGTCTCTGCTCTGATTGGCCGCAGCAAGGACAAGAGCGCGCTGCAGGATGAAATCGCCCGCATGAAGGCGGTGTCGGCTGAGATCAAGGAGCTCGACGACAGCCTGCGTCAGGTCAGCGATGACCTGCAGCAGCGGCTGATGCTGATTCCCAATCTGCCCCACGAAGACTGCCCTGTCGGCGCTGGCGAGGAGGACAATCTGGTGGTGCGCCACTGGGGTGAGCCGCCGGCCTTCGGGTTTGAGCCCAAACCGCACTGGGAGCTGGGCGAACAGCTCGATATTCTTGACTTTGAACGGGCTGGCAAGCTGACCGGCGCCCGCTTTGCCCTCTACAAAGGGGCCGGCGCCCGCCTCGAACGGGCCTTGATCAATTTCATGCTCGACCTGCATACCGAGCGGCACAAATATGTTGAAATGCTGCCGCCCTTTATGGTAAACAGAGCCTCCATGACGGGGACGGGGCAGTTGCCCAAGTTCGAGGATGACCTGTTTCATGTTGAAGGTCCGGATTATTTCCTGATCCCGACGGCCGAGGTTCCGGTAACCAATATTCACCGGGACGAAATTCTTGCGGCCGAACAGTTGCCTCTGTGCTACACCGCCTATACCCCCTGCTTCCGCAAGGAAGCCGGAGCTCATGGCCGCGATACCCGCGGTCTGATCCGTCAGCACCAGTTCAATAAGGTTGAGCTGGTCAAGTTTGTCCAGCCGCAGGATTCTGATGCCGAGCTGGTCAGGCTGTTGACGGACGCCGAAGCCGTGCTGCAGCAACTGGGCCTGCCCTACCGGGTAGTCGACCTGTGCACCGGCGATATCGGCTTCTCGGCAGCCCGTACCTTCGATATCGAGGTCTGGTTGCCGGGCCAGCAGGCGTACCGTGAAATCTCGTCCTGTTCCAATTTTCGCGATTTTCAGGCGCGCCGCGCCGGCATTCGCTATCGGCCACAGGAGGGCGCCAAGCCCGAGTTCGTGCATACGCTCAACGGTTCCGGTCTGGCTGTCGGGCGAACGCTGGTGGCGGTGCTGGAAAACTACCAGCAGGCCGATGGCCGGGTAGGTATTCCCGAGGCTCTGCGCCCTTATATGGGCGGAATGGAAGTGATCGGATAA
- a CDS encoding EamA family transporter, with protein sequence MSGLALALIVFSALMHAVWNLLVKRSSDKTVFIWWMFVCSGSLLNLLVWLQTGQLPRPPLATLVLALGAACSFVAYHWCNGVAYSRGDLSLAYPLSQTSMIYTPLWAVLFLGEQLRPGGIVGILLVLVGAYAVQLPDLTRANLLRPLRNLGQPAVRAALLAGLIYSVGVVLDKLGITSYSPLYFTQLLVTVMLVLMTLNLLRPCYRGRVLACLRRDGRLIALSGPVMLGSFLSFRYGLSLAPVSYAVPVRQVSLLFGVLFGVLCLHESCGRIRFGAALLILVGVCFIRLGG encoded by the coding sequence ATGAGCGGGCTGGCTCTGGCGCTGATCGTTTTTTCCGCCCTGATGCATGCGGTCTGGAATCTGCTGGTCAAACGCAGCAGTGACAAGACCGTGTTTATCTGGTGGATGTTTGTCTGCTCCGGCAGCCTGCTCAATCTGCTGGTGTGGCTGCAAACCGGCCAACTGCCCCGACCGCCGCTGGCCACCCTGGTTCTGGCGCTGGGGGCCGCCTGCAGTTTTGTGGCCTATCACTGGTGTAACGGCGTGGCCTACAGCCGCGGGGATCTGTCGTTGGCCTATCCTTTGTCACAGACCTCCATGATCTATACGCCGTTGTGGGCTGTGCTGTTCCTGGGCGAGCAACTGCGGCCGGGTGGCATTGTCGGCATCCTGCTGGTGCTGGTGGGAGCCTATGCCGTGCAACTGCCCGACCTGACCCGCGCCAACCTGCTGCGGCCATTGCGCAATCTGGGTCAGCCGGCAGTGCGCGCCGCTCTGCTGGCCGGACTGATCTACTCCGTCGGGGTGGTGCTCGACAAGTTGGGCATCACCAGCTATTCGCCGCTGTATTTTACCCAGCTGCTGGTTACGGTTATGCTGGTGTTGATGACGCTCAATCTGCTGCGGCCCTGCTATCGCGGCCGGGTGCTGGCCTGTTTGCGGCGCGATGGTCGCCTGATCGCCCTGTCCGGTCCGGTGATGCTGGGCTCGTTTCTGAGCTTCCGCTATGGCCTGAGCCTGGCGCCGGTCAGTTATGCCGTGCCGGTGCGGCAGGTGAGTCTGCTGTTCGGTGTGCTGTTCGGCGTGCTGTGTCTGCACGAGTCCTGCGGTCGCATCCGTTTTGGCGCGGCCCTGCTGATTCTGGTCGGCGTCTGTTTCATTCGCCTGGGAGGTTGA